In Longimicrobiales bacterium, a genomic segment contains:
- a CDS encoding sulfite exporter TauE/SafE family protein, with product MTETVDHRRVALTSFFIGIAAGMFGGLLGVGGGVIMVPLLTGVAGLTQHEAHAASLAGVVVTGLGGAFTYAADNALDLRVAVVLASVAVLATFAAASYASRVPAMRLRAVFGGFLIFAAALLIAKDELLGLRAPQGSLSTVFLIGTGLFVGVASGLLGIGGGALMVPLLVIGLGMTQHVAQGTSLAAMIPSGVSGTIAHLRTGALRRDAVLGLAPGIILGSWAGGRLALGMASGTLQLVFAVALTLLGIQYLLGLRRARRARLS from the coding sequence ATGACAGAGACCGTCGATCACAGGCGTGTTGCGCTGACATCATTCTTCATCGGCATCGCGGCGGGCATGTTCGGCGGACTGCTCGGCGTGGGCGGCGGCGTGATCATGGTGCCGCTGCTGACCGGAGTGGCGGGACTGACGCAGCACGAAGCGCACGCGGCGAGCCTTGCGGGTGTCGTGGTCACCGGGCTGGGCGGCGCGTTCACGTACGCGGCCGACAACGCGTTGGATCTGCGTGTCGCAGTGGTGCTTGCGTCCGTCGCAGTGCTCGCGACCTTTGCGGCCGCATCCTACGCCTCGCGCGTTCCAGCCATGCGGCTGCGTGCCGTGTTCGGCGGATTCCTCATCTTCGCCGCCGCGCTGCTGATCGCGAAGGACGAGCTGCTCGGGCTCCGCGCGCCGCAGGGCTCGCTGAGCACGGTCTTCCTGATCGGCACCGGTCTGTTCGTCGGTGTCGCATCCGGCCTGCTCGGCATCGGCGGTGGTGCCCTCATGGTCCCGCTGCTGGTGATCGGTCTCGGCATGACCCAGCACGTGGCGCAGGGCACTTCGCTCGCCGCCATGATCCCCTCGGGCGTGAGCGGCACGATCGCGCATCTGCGCACCGGTGCGCTGCGACGTGATGCGGTGCTCGGGCTCGCGCCGGGCATCATCCTCGGCTCCTGGGCAGGCGGGCGGCTCGCCCTCGGAATGGCCTCCGGCACCCTGCAGCTCGTGTTCGCCGTTGCACTCACACTCCTCGGCATCCAGTACCTTCTCGGCCTGCGCCGTGCGCGCAGGGCCCGGCTCTCATGA
- a CDS encoding calcium/sodium antiporter: protein MTTSTLVQLIGGATLLIVGAELLVRGASRLARMLGITPLIIGLTVVAFGTSAPELAVSVNAAFKGQADITVGNVVGSNIFNILVVLGLAASIAPLTVAQQLVRVDVPLMIAASFVLLLLALDGHLTRFDGFVLVSGMAGYLWLMLRQGKKESAAVKEEYERQIATGEVERISAPMSMLLVAIGLAMLVVGANWLVDAAVDIAAALGVSSLVIGLTIVAGGTSLPEVATSAIASIRGERDIAVGNAIGSNLFNILAVLGITTIIAPGGISVAPAAVNFDIPFMIAVAIACLPIFVHGHALLRFEGLIFLLYYVAYTVYLVLKASEHDALPEFSLVMRFFVVPLTLLTLVIITIRVIRQGRRERRELSA, encoded by the coding sequence ATGACGACGTCCACACTCGTGCAGCTCATCGGCGGTGCCACCCTGCTCATCGTGGGAGCCGAGCTGCTGGTCCGCGGCGCAAGCCGCCTGGCACGCATGCTCGGCATCACGCCGCTGATCATCGGTCTCACGGTCGTTGCATTCGGAACCAGCGCGCCGGAGCTCGCGGTATCGGTCAATGCCGCGTTCAAGGGCCAGGCGGACATCACCGTAGGCAACGTGGTCGGCAGCAACATCTTCAACATCCTGGTGGTGCTGGGCCTCGCGGCGTCGATCGCGCCGCTCACCGTTGCGCAGCAGCTCGTGCGGGTGGACGTGCCGCTCATGATCGCCGCATCGTTCGTGCTGCTGCTCCTCGCACTGGACGGCCACCTGACCCGCTTCGACGGGTTCGTGCTCGTCAGCGGGATGGCAGGCTACCTCTGGCTGATGCTGCGCCAGGGAAAGAAGGAGTCCGCCGCCGTCAAGGAGGAGTACGAGCGGCAGATCGCGACGGGCGAGGTGGAACGCATCAGCGCGCCCATGAGCATGCTGCTGGTCGCCATCGGTCTCGCCATGCTGGTCGTCGGCGCGAACTGGCTGGTGGACGCAGCAGTGGACATCGCGGCCGCACTCGGTGTGAGCTCCCTGGTCATCGGCCTCACGATCGTCGCGGGCGGTACATCACTTCCCGAAGTCGCGACGTCCGCGATCGCGAGCATCCGGGGCGAGCGCGATATCGCCGTCGGCAATGCGATCGGCAGCAACCTCTTCAATATCCTGGCTGTCCTCGGGATCACGACGATCATCGCACCGGGAGGGATCAGCGTTGCGCCCGCAGCCGTGAATTTCGATATCCCGTTCATGATCGCGGTCGCGATCGCATGCCTGCCGATCTTCGTGCATGGGCATGCTCTGCTGCGGTTCGAGGGGCTGATCTTCCTGCTGTACTACGTGGCCTACACGGTCTACCTCGTGCTCAAGGCCTCCGAGCACGATGCTCTGCCGGAGTTCAGCCTCGTCATGCGCTTCTTCGTGGTTCCGCTCACACTTCTTACGCTGGTCATCATCACCATCCGGGTCATCCGACAGGGACGGCGGGAACGGCGGGAGCTGAGCGCGTAA
- a CDS encoding Hsp20/alpha crystallin family protein, whose amino-acid sequence MLPTTRRANGWGSVPDVFNLRREMQDLLESVNWPRGTGENLVWAPPINVRENDEQVIVEAELPGVRPDDVDISVENGMLTISGEKRAEQEKKEENWHVVERRYGRFERSFTLARAVDVENIRATFDDGVLHIVLPKREEAKPRRIRVDVNRRAAEQAQK is encoded by the coding sequence ATGCTGCCAACCACACGTCGTGCCAATGGCTGGGGTTCGGTACCGGATGTGTTCAACCTCCGCCGCGAAATGCAGGACCTGCTGGAATCCGTGAACTGGCCGCGCGGCACGGGCGAGAACCTCGTCTGGGCACCGCCCATCAACGTTCGCGAGAACGACGAGCAGGTGATCGTCGAGGCGGAGCTGCCCGGTGTGCGCCCCGATGACGTGGACATCAGCGTGGAGAACGGCATGCTCACCATTTCGGGCGAGAAGCGTGCCGAGCAGGAGAAGAAGGAAGAGAACTGGCACGTGGTGGAGCGCCGGTACGGTCGCTTCGAGCGCAGCTTCACGCTGGCCCGTGCCGTGGACGTCGAGAACATCCGCGCCACGTTCGATGACGGCGTGCTTCACATCGTGCTGCCGAAGCGCGAAGAGGCAAAGCCGCGTCGCATCCGCGTGGACGTGAACCGGCGTGCGGCAGAGCAGGCGCAGAAGTAG
- a CDS encoding N-acetylmuramoyl-L-alanine amidase-like domain-containing protein produces MVQSRGILLILALVAAGACAEPDQATQTPAGTPTAEQATPEGAPAAVSETPEDSAIFERTVAWVRESGSDTLGIGELTAAIGQRFVGAPYTPGLLEVPQTEQLVVNLREFDCVTYVEQMLAIARSVAAGEPTYARFKDELRHIRYRGGELTGYPSRLHYFSEWISDNDAKGVVENITRSLGGVRDTTGIDFMTQHTESYRQLADSVNLQAIREKEAELSAFPRFAVPEAAIGNVAEGIRNGDVIAATSTLPGLDIAHTGLALWVDGRLHLMHAPLVGSVVEISEVPLAQRIQRIEAQDGIMVARPQAPEGAAR; encoded by the coding sequence ATGGTACAGTCCCGCGGTATTCTGCTGATCCTGGCGCTCGTGGCGGCAGGTGCGTGCGCAGAACCCGATCAGGCAACACAGACTCCGGCAGGCACGCCGACAGCGGAGCAGGCGACGCCCGAAGGCGCGCCGGCCGCCGTCAGCGAGACGCCGGAGGACTCCGCCATCTTCGAGCGAACGGTGGCGTGGGTGCGCGAGAGCGGATCGGACACGCTCGGGATCGGGGAGCTGACCGCCGCAATCGGCCAGCGCTTCGTCGGGGCGCCGTACACCCCGGGGCTGCTCGAGGTACCGCAGACGGAACAGCTGGTCGTCAACCTGCGGGAATTCGACTGCGTGACGTACGTCGAGCAGATGCTGGCGATCGCGAGGTCCGTGGCTGCGGGGGAGCCGACGTATGCGCGCTTCAAGGACGAGTTGCGACACATCCGCTACCGGGGCGGCGAGCTCACGGGGTATCCGAGCCGGCTGCACTACTTCAGCGAGTGGATCAGCGACAACGACGCCAAGGGCGTCGTCGAGAACATCACCCGGTCGCTCGGCGGCGTGCGCGATACGACCGGCATCGACTTCATGACGCAGCACACGGAGTCGTACCGGCAGCTGGCCGATTCGGTGAACCTGCAGGCGATCCGCGAGAAGGAGGCGGAGCTCTCGGCATTCCCGCGCTTTGCGGTGCCCGAGGCAGCCATCGGCAACGTTGCCGAGGGTATCCGCAACGGCGACGTGATCGCCGCGACCAGCACACTGCCCGGGCTCGACATCGCGCACACCGGCCTGGCCCTGTGGGTCGACGGCCGGCTGCACCTGATGCATGCGCCGCTGGTGGGGAGCGTGGTCGAGATCAGCGAGGTGCCGCTGGCGCAGCGCATCCAGCGCATCGAGGCGCAGGACGGCATCATGGTCGCGCGGCCGCAGGCGCCGGAGGGCGCGGCGCGCTAG
- a CDS encoding MFS transporter — translation MKKSEGVLFAAVLIDMLGFGIVMPVLPFYATALDASPLEVTLIIASFSATQLAAAPLWGRVSDRRGRRPLIIAGLFASAVSYLIFGLAHSVAVLLLSRMAAGAAGGTVSVAQAYVADTTAAEDRARGLGLLGAASGLGVMLGPALGGMVSGWGGYSAPGFVAAGLCAANGVAAMVLLPETRVRPQSEAHETATLRGWLRTMTRMPLRLLLSVYFLGIASFTGLTSLLALYADARFGLDARDVGLLFTLSGATTVIVRGVLLGRLVRRFGEPFTVRVGLVGLMASLLAMALIPHEAWLWGVAPMYAFGAGTLFPALASLVSRATDEHSQGSVLGGSQVVGGSGRVIGPLWGGFLFQQVGIRSPFFFGAAVTAAALILAARIQRPVGRKAVPEAEPSVEVDPVRGDD, via the coding sequence ATGAAGAAGTCAGAGGGTGTGCTGTTCGCGGCCGTCCTGATCGACATGCTCGGCTTCGGCATCGTGATGCCGGTGCTGCCGTTCTATGCGACGGCGCTGGACGCGTCGCCGCTCGAGGTCACCCTGATCATCGCGTCGTTCAGTGCGACGCAGCTTGCGGCCGCGCCACTGTGGGGGCGCGTCTCCGATCGGCGCGGGCGCCGGCCGCTGATCATTGCGGGGTTGTTCGCCTCGGCGGTCTCCTACCTGATCTTCGGCCTCGCACACTCGGTTGCGGTGCTGCTCCTGTCACGCATGGCGGCGGGCGCGGCAGGGGGCACGGTTTCGGTCGCGCAGGCCTACGTCGCGGATACGACGGCGGCGGAGGACCGGGCGCGGGGTCTCGGGCTGCTCGGCGCGGCGTCCGGGCTGGGCGTGATGCTCGGCCCCGCGCTCGGCGGGATGGTGAGCGGCTGGGGCGGGTACTCCGCGCCCGGCTTCGTCGCCGCGGGGCTGTGTGCAGCCAACGGCGTCGCCGCGATGGTGCTGCTGCCGGAGACGCGCGTGCGGCCGCAGTCGGAGGCGCACGAGACCGCGACGCTGCGAGGCTGGCTGCGCACGATGACGCGCATGCCGCTGCGGCTGCTGCTCTCGGTGTACTTCCTGGGGATCGCGTCGTTTACCGGGCTCACCTCGCTGCTGGCGCTGTATGCGGATGCGCGCTTCGGGCTGGACGCGCGCGACGTCGGCCTGCTGTTCACACTGTCGGGCGCGACGACGGTGATCGTGCGGGGCGTGCTGCTCGGCCGGCTGGTGCGGCGCTTTGGCGAGCCGTTCACCGTGCGCGTGGGACTGGTCGGGCTGATGGCTTCGCTGCTGGCGATGGCGCTGATCCCGCACGAGGCGTGGCTGTGGGGCGTCGCGCCGATGTACGCGTTCGGTGCGGGGACCCTGTTCCCTGCGCTCGCCAGCCTGGTCTCGCGCGCCACCGACGAGCACTCGCAGGGCTCCGTGCTGGGGGGCAGCCAGGTGGTCGGTGGCAGCGGGCGCGTGATCGGGCCACTCTGGGGCGGGTTCCTGTTCCAGCAGGTCGGCATCCGCAGCCCCTTTTTCTTCGGTGCGGCGGTGACCGCAGCGGCGTTGATCCTCGCGGCGCGGATCCAGCGGCCGGTCGGGCGGAAGGCCGTGCCGGAAGCGGAGCCGTCCGTGGAGGTGGATCCGGTGCGGGGGGACGACTGA
- a CDS encoding NAD(P)H-quinone oxidoreductase — MRAVVITRPGGPEVLEIHDVPDPHPGSGDLLVRVHATALNRADLMQRRGRYPAPEGALQHVPGLEYAGVVEAVGGDVEGWSAGERVMGLVGGGGYAEYVTVPASHALRVPASLSLEQAAAIPEAYLTAHDALFTQGRATAPEWVLVHAVASGVGVAALQLGNAFGLRVVGTSRSAWKLERVRALGLEHAVDASRGDVADMVRAATHGAGVDVVIDLVGGEYLRANVALARPRGRIVIVGLVAGREAVLDMGAVLSKRLHVVGTAMRSRSMEEKAEVTRLFASRALELFDRGLLSPVVDEVFPVSRVREAHERMETNANVGKIVLAW; from the coding sequence ATGCGTGCAGTGGTAATCACGCGCCCGGGCGGCCCCGAGGTGCTGGAGATCCACGACGTCCCCGACCCGCACCCCGGATCGGGGGACCTGCTCGTGCGTGTGCATGCGACGGCGCTCAACCGCGCCGACCTGATGCAGCGACGCGGCCGCTACCCCGCGCCGGAAGGGGCGCTGCAGCACGTGCCCGGGCTGGAGTATGCCGGCGTCGTCGAGGCGGTCGGCGGGGACGTCGAGGGCTGGTCGGCCGGGGAGCGCGTGATGGGGCTGGTCGGCGGCGGCGGTTACGCCGAGTACGTGACGGTCCCGGCGTCGCATGCGCTCCGGGTGCCGGCCTCGCTCTCACTCGAGCAGGCCGCGGCCATTCCGGAGGCGTACCTCACCGCGCACGACGCGCTGTTCACGCAGGGCAGGGCGACGGCACCGGAATGGGTGCTGGTGCACGCGGTCGCGAGTGGCGTCGGCGTGGCTGCGCTGCAGCTCGGCAACGCATTCGGCCTGCGCGTCGTCGGCACGTCGCGCTCCGCGTGGAAGCTCGAGCGAGTGCGCGCGCTCGGGCTCGAGCATGCGGTCGATGCGTCGCGGGGCGACGTCGCGGATATGGTGCGTGCTGCGACGCACGGTGCAGGCGTGGACGTCGTGATCGATCTCGTCGGCGGAGAATACCTCCGCGCCAATGTTGCGCTGGCGCGGCCGCGCGGGCGGATCGTGATCGTCGGACTGGTGGCCGGACGTGAAGCCGTGCTGGACATGGGTGCGGTGCTGTCGAAGCGGCTGCATGTCGTGGGCACTGCAATGCGATCGCGCAGCATGGAGGAGAAGGCGGAGGTCACGCGACTGTTCGCGTCCCGGGCGCTGGAACTGTTCGATCGCGGGCTGCTGTCGCCGGTGGTGGACGAGGTCTTCCCCGTGAGTCGGGTGAGGGAGGCGCACGAGAGGATGGAGACGAACGCCAACGTGGGGAAGATCGTGCTGGCCTGGTGA
- a CDS encoding AAA family ATPase, with amino-acid sequence MAIQPTLERLPLVGRSRELARWQALLQRLSSGAGGALTVAGPGGVGKSRLVHAFLEEARLRGCAVAKGQAYAAERDVPFAPVSDAFVPLLRSLSDEQRHHLVRGLEREVEHLFPMSLPSPRSAVHSRVESSAQLLWAMVELASRLASERPLIVAIDDLQWADVASRELLHFLVRHTADRRVAVVLTVNETEPDAAALLAGLEQSLGRGGMLEVVHLDPFSEADTREVVCAAFRVDRSVSGSFAADLHARTRGNAFFIDEILKTLVMSGALSQRGGAWTGWDTLRLYPPATVRDAVRVRCSAFSAPAQETAELIAVFGTRVRYTTLLPLSRLGEESLAAALDELCRLTLVEQTVIELEPVYDVQHPLVRDVLYDDVGLARRRLLHARIAETLEQAYGSRADEYASELARHFLRGGIRRDARTIRYLHVAGRSALRRHAYDAAVSYLEAAVEAVDPDNALRTVLLEDLARARLRQGGLESALELLARARSAARARGDDAAVARLWWRTGLAQFWSGAEDTAIESYDAGLASITPEAAPLAARIQVARAIALHALGRVRDAEDALEDATERVARPGDPVLQARVDRALLQLNIWTGSPERAREHGERALALAHASGDEYLECTVHWALGVLHGMTGNAPGTLRAIHDAGRLAENVGSPFLRVAALELLIEYCYGSGEWDRGLAVGERAIGLARNLQLRALLPRVLVWTALIYTGRDELDTAAAYIAEAARVARADDHSSARDIHSLVPVAIGRACLHLARGEYEQAIEAGKRGLAVVDHTAFRAWAVHRLLPFIAEAYLQMHRVEECRPFAERLRREAGALHHELGLAWADAADGLMQWLNGDAARGAVLMQNAAERLEAVPYVYDAARVRRQFAGRLADAGDRDGAIRELRRVHDVLTRLGARRELEKVRGQFREVDARPQPRTSIRGAGNLTERELAVVRLVVANSQISNKAIGARLGISARTAGTHLNNIYRKLGVESREALAACARTMLV; translated from the coding sequence ATGGCGATCCAGCCCACGCTCGAGCGTCTCCCACTCGTCGGCAGATCCCGGGAACTCGCCCGCTGGCAGGCACTCCTGCAGCGGCTGTCGAGCGGTGCCGGTGGCGCGCTCACCGTTGCCGGCCCGGGGGGAGTCGGCAAGAGCCGCCTCGTGCATGCCTTCCTGGAGGAAGCCCGCCTGCGCGGCTGTGCGGTCGCGAAGGGGCAGGCGTACGCGGCGGAGCGCGACGTTCCGTTCGCGCCGGTCAGCGACGCGTTCGTTCCCCTGCTGCGCTCGCTGTCGGATGAGCAGCGGCACCACCTGGTACGCGGCCTCGAGCGCGAGGTCGAGCACCTCTTCCCGATGTCCCTTCCTTCCCCGCGCTCCGCCGTGCACAGCCGGGTCGAATCATCGGCGCAGCTTCTCTGGGCAATGGTCGAGCTGGCCAGCCGTCTGGCATCGGAGCGTCCGCTCATCGTCGCCATCGACGACCTGCAATGGGCAGACGTGGCGTCGCGTGAGCTGCTTCACTTCCTGGTCCGCCACACGGCGGACCGCCGTGTCGCTGTCGTGCTGACGGTGAATGAGACCGAGCCTGACGCTGCGGCGCTGCTCGCCGGTCTGGAGCAGTCGCTCGGGCGCGGCGGCATGCTGGAGGTAGTACATCTCGATCCGTTTTCGGAAGCGGACACGCGCGAAGTCGTGTGCGCCGCATTCCGTGTCGACCGCAGCGTGTCAGGCAGCTTCGCGGCGGACCTGCACGCGCGCACGCGCGGCAATGCATTTTTCATCGACGAGATCCTGAAGACGCTGGTGATGAGCGGTGCTCTTTCGCAGCGCGGCGGCGCATGGACCGGTTGGGACACCCTGCGTCTCTACCCACCTGCCACGGTACGGGACGCGGTGCGCGTGCGCTGCAGCGCGTTCTCCGCACCGGCACAGGAGACGGCAGAGCTGATCGCCGTTTTCGGCACACGGGTGCGCTACACGACGCTGCTTCCACTCTCGAGACTGGGAGAGGAGTCCCTCGCCGCAGCGCTGGATGAGCTGTGCCGGTTGACGCTGGTCGAACAGACCGTAATCGAGCTGGAGCCCGTGTACGACGTGCAGCACCCGCTCGTACGCGACGTGCTCTACGACGATGTCGGCCTCGCCCGGCGTCGCCTGCTGCATGCGCGCATCGCGGAAACCCTCGAGCAGGCGTACGGCAGCCGTGCGGACGAGTACGCCAGCGAGCTGGCCAGGCATTTCCTGCGCGGCGGCATACGACGCGATGCGCGGACCATCCGCTACCTGCACGTGGCCGGCCGTTCGGCCCTGCGCCGTCATGCGTACGACGCTGCGGTGTCCTACCTCGAGGCTGCCGTCGAAGCGGTCGACCCGGACAACGCACTCCGCACGGTGCTGCTCGAGGATCTCGCGCGCGCCCGGCTGCGCCAGGGAGGACTCGAGTCGGCGCTGGAGCTGCTCGCACGTGCGCGCAGCGCGGCCCGCGCCCGCGGCGACGACGCTGCAGTTGCGCGGCTCTGGTGGCGCACGGGACTCGCTCAGTTCTGGTCGGGTGCTGAGGACACGGCCATCGAATCGTACGACGCCGGGCTGGCCAGCATCACGCCCGAGGCAGCACCCCTGGCGGCGCGGATCCAGGTCGCACGCGCGATCGCACTGCATGCACTCGGCCGGGTGCGTGATGCGGAGGATGCGCTGGAGGACGCGACCGAACGTGTCGCACGACCCGGCGATCCCGTGCTGCAGGCGCGCGTCGACCGGGCATTGCTGCAGCTCAACATCTGGACAGGCTCGCCCGAGCGCGCACGCGAGCACGGTGAACGTGCACTGGCGCTGGCGCACGCCAGTGGTGACGAGTACCTCGAATGCACGGTGCACTGGGCGCTCGGTGTGCTGCACGGCATGACCGGCAACGCCCCGGGCACCCTGCGCGCCATTCACGACGCCGGCCGCCTCGCCGAGAACGTCGGATCGCCCTTTCTTCGTGTTGCGGCGCTCGAGCTGCTGATCGAGTACTGCTACGGCAGCGGTGAATGGGACAGGGGACTCGCCGTCGGCGAGCGCGCGATCGGGCTCGCCCGCAACCTGCAGCTGCGCGCGCTCCTGCCGCGCGTGCTGGTGTGGACCGCACTCATCTACACCGGCCGCGACGAGCTCGACACTGCCGCGGCGTACATTGCGGAGGCCGCACGAGTGGCGCGCGCGGACGACCACTCGTCAGCACGGGACATACACAGCCTCGTGCCCGTGGCCATCGGTCGTGCCTGCCTGCACCTGGCACGCGGCGAGTACGAGCAGGCGATCGAAGCGGGAAAGCGGGGACTCGCAGTCGTCGACCATACGGCGTTCCGCGCCTGGGCCGTGCACCGGCTGCTGCCCTTCATTGCAGAAGCGTACCTGCAGATGCACCGCGTCGAGGAGTGCCGCCCCTTCGCCGAGCGTCTGCGCCGCGAGGCCGGTGCACTCCACCACGAGCTCGGACTCGCATGGGCGGACGCCGCCGACGGACTCATGCAGTGGCTGAACGGCGATGCAGCGCGTGGCGCCGTGCTGATGCAGAACGCAGCGGAACGACTCGAGGCAGTTCCCTACGTGTACGACGCCGCGCGGGTCCGGCGGCAGTTCGCCGGCCGGCTGGCCGATGCCGGGGATCGCGACGGCGCGATCCGGGAGCTGCGGCGCGTCCACGACGTACTCACGAGGCTCGGCGCAAGACGTGAGCTCGAAAAAGTGCGCGGGCAGTTCCGCGAAGTCGACGCCCGCCCGCAGCCGCGCACCAGCATCCGCGGTGCCGGCAACCTCACAGAGCGTGAGCTGGCAGTGGTCCGGCTCGTGGTGGCCAACAGTCAGATTTCGAACAAGGCGATTGGCGCGCGACTCGGCATCTCGGCCCGCACCGCCGGCACCCACCTGAACAACATCTACCGCAAGCTGGGCGTAGAATCACGCGAGGCTCTCGCCGCGTGCGCCCGGACAATGCTGGTGTAG
- the thiI gene encoding tRNA uracil 4-sulfurtransferase ThiI — protein MAEQQTLILVRLAAELTIKSRRTRTAFIRRLVRNMRDALRTAGIEATVDPVWGRIYVRASSPAALMPLSRVFGISSLSIVDRVVPARLDDIVAAGTELFADRVAGRHYAVRAHRAGTHEFSSSDIEVQLGAALRPGAAGVRLRNPEVTVSIEVRDEQAYLFSERVDGPGGLPIGVEGNAVALLSGGYDSAVSAWLLLKRGVALDYVFCNLGGDAYERAVVQVAKLLGDEWSYGTQPRLHVIDFGDVVNDLREKTRPSYWQVVLKRLMYRAASRVGAELNAQAIVTGEAVGQVSSQTLTNLRALEPAADLPVFRPLIGFDKGEIIDRARAIGTAALSEQVKEYCAIAPGKPVTAASVERVDAEDDKLDPSVLEKALAERRIIEPRAVSASDLAASYLFTEEIPDDAVVIDCRPAAQYRTWHLRGAQQRDEWELLRDFRRLDRDRTYVLYCAHGIQTAYLAEKMQRAGYEAYSFRGGLRGVMRYGENQGMNVDLLR, from the coding sequence ATGGCAGAACAGCAGACGCTCATTCTGGTCCGCCTCGCGGCGGAGCTCACGATCAAGTCGCGCCGTACGCGCACCGCCTTCATCCGGCGCCTCGTCCGCAACATGCGCGACGCGCTGCGCACTGCAGGCATCGAGGCAACCGTCGACCCGGTGTGGGGTCGCATCTACGTCCGCGCCAGCTCGCCCGCCGCGCTGATGCCGCTCAGCCGGGTTTTCGGCATCAGCTCACTGTCGATCGTAGACCGCGTCGTCCCCGCACGCCTCGACGACATCGTGGCCGCAGGTACCGAGCTGTTCGCCGATCGTGTCGCCGGCAGGCACTACGCGGTGCGCGCGCACCGCGCCGGCACGCACGAATTCTCATCCAGTGACATCGAGGTGCAGCTCGGCGCCGCGCTGCGGCCGGGCGCCGCAGGCGTCCGCCTGCGGAACCCGGAGGTCACGGTCTCGATCGAGGTGCGCGACGAGCAGGCGTACCTCTTCAGCGAGCGCGTGGACGGTCCCGGCGGCCTGCCGATCGGCGTCGAAGGCAATGCGGTCGCGCTGCTGTCCGGCGGCTACGACTCCGCCGTTTCCGCATGGCTGCTGCTGAAGCGAGGCGTCGCACTCGACTACGTATTCTGCAACCTCGGCGGCGACGCCTACGAGCGCGCCGTCGTGCAGGTCGCCAAGCTCCTCGGCGACGAGTGGAGCTACGGCACGCAGCCGCGGCTGCACGTGATCGATTTCGGCGACGTCGTGAACGACCTGCGTGAGAAGACACGGCCGAGCTACTGGCAGGTCGTGCTCAAGCGGCTGATGTACCGCGCCGCGTCTCGCGTTGGCGCGGAGCTCAACGCGCAGGCGATCGTCACGGGCGAGGCCGTGGGGCAGGTGTCTTCGCAGACGCTGACCAACCTCAGGGCGCTGGAGCCGGCCGCGGACCTCCCGGTGTTCCGCCCGCTGATCGGCTTCGACAAGGGTGAGATCATCGACCGCGCACGCGCGATCGGCACCGCCGCGCTGTCCGAGCAGGTCAAGGAATACTGCGCGATCGCACCGGGAAAGCCGGTGACCGCGGCGAGCGTCGAGCGCGTCGACGCCGAAGACGACAAGCTCGATCCGTCCGTCCTGGAAAAGGCCCTCGCGGAGCGCCGCATCATCGAGCCACGCGCCGTCTCGGCGTCGGACCTCGCCGCGTCGTACCTGTTCACGGAGGAGATCCCCGACGACGCCGTCGTGATCGACTGCCGCCCCGCTGCCCAGTACCGCACCTGGCACCTCCGCGGCGCCCAGCAGCGCGACGAGTGGGAATTGCTCCGCGACTTCCGCCGCCTCGACAGGGACAGGACCTACGTCCTCTACTGCGCTCACGGCATCCAGACCGCCTACCTCGCCGAGAAGATGCAGCGCGCCGGCTACGAGGCCTACTCGTTCCGCGGCGGGCTGCGCGGCGTCATGCGCTACGGCGAGAACCAGGGCATGAACGTCGACCTGCTCCGCTGA
- a CDS encoding methylated-DNA--[protein]-cysteine S-methyltransferase produces MTPFATAVFHAVRRIPRGRVTSYAGVATLVGRPRAARAVGAALRSLPDDMEVPWWRVVNGRGGISPGGSIHRDRLQRELLERERVKFDRAGRIDLARFGWKMPDEPD; encoded by the coding sequence ATGACGCCGTTCGCAACAGCAGTCTTCCACGCGGTGCGACGCATCCCGCGCGGCCGCGTGACCAGCTACGCAGGAGTAGCCACCCTGGTCGGGCGACCCCGCGCAGCACGCGCGGTCGGCGCCGCGCTCCGCTCCCTGCCTGACGACATGGAGGTCCCCTGGTGGCGCGTCGTCAACGGTCGTGGCGGGATCAGCCCGGGCGGCAGCATCCACCGTGACCGGCTCCAGCGTGAGCTGCTCGAGCGCGAGCGCGTGAAGTTCGACCGCGCGGGACGGATCGACCTGGCCCGATTCGGCTGGAAGATGCCGGACGAACCGGACTAG